CAGTCTGCAGGCGATGTTACCTAGCTACCAAGACTTACAGGGAAAGTTTTTCTCTTAGCAAATCCACCTCCAACGGTTTAGATAGCAGGTCAATTATATAAGGGCTTTCCTTGGCTTTCTCGATATCTCGGGTATCAATCGTGGACGAAAGCATGTAGATTTTTATTTTATTCTTGACTTCGGATGGGAGTGTGTCGTAGGCATCGATAAACTCAAAACCATTCATATCTGGCATTTGGAGATCCAGCAGGATAATAGAATCCGGTATCTCACTTCCGGTGTCGGTCAGCCAGGCAAAGGCATCCCTTGCTGAGTTGTATTTGCTAACGGAGGTGGTCAATCCACTCTTAATGAGAAGTTTTTCATATATGAACAAGTCAAATGAACTATCGTCAATTAAAATAAAATTCAGAGGCACGGACATATCTCTCTATTTTTTTACAGAAGGAATGATAATCTCAAAAATACTTCCCTTCCCGAGGACGGATGTGGTATTAATTTGCCCTCCGAGTTTAGAAATAGCTTCCTGGACAATGTACAGGCCTATTCCTGAACCACTTTTTACAGCTCCTGCTCTATAAAACATTTTGAAAATTTTGTCCTTGTCCTCTTCTTTTATTCCTGTTCCGTTGTCTTCAATCGTGATAACAGCCTGTTCGGTATTGCACCGGACACTCAAATATACAAAGGGTTCAGGTTTGGTGTTGTCCTGAAACTTGATAGCGTTATTAATCAGATTGTTAAATATAATTCTTAGTTTCATTACATCCGACAAAAATATTGTGTCTTGCTGGATGTCTGTGGTTATCTTCAGATTGCCAAACTCGGGTAAATACTGAATGGTTGCAAGAACCTCCGTAACCAGTTCATCAAAATTGATTTCCGTGATAACGGGTACGCCCCTCGCGTTTTTGTAATAGTCGATAATATTGATGACAAAGGTATCTAATTTTTTTACCGATTGTCTGATCAGGTCAAGGTATTCATTCTGAGACGAGATATCGTCCTCCATCAGTGCGAGGTTTACAATACCCAGTATGGACATTAATGGCGCCCGGAGGTCGTGTGAAGCGCTGTAGACAAATTTGTCCAGCTCTTCGTTGGCCTTTTGCAATTCCAGGTTGCGTTGTTTGAGGTCTTCTCTTGTCTTATAAATGTCATAAGCGTGTGTGATCGCATTTTCAACATATTTGTAGTCCCACGGTTTGTCAATAAACCGGAACACCTCGCCTTTGTTAATGGCATCAATAGCGGCACTGATATCCGTATGTCCTGTGATTAATATCCGGATGACGTCGGGATACTGATTTCGGATTTTTTCGAAAAACTGTACCCCGGTCATGATCGGCATACGCTGGTCGGCCAGGACAATGTTGAAAAATTCCTTTTCCATCAATTGTTCAGCCTCAGTTACCGAGACGGTCGTGGTAATATCGTACTGTCTTCTAAACGTAGCCTTAAAAGAATGAAGGTTATGTTCTTCGTCGTCTATGTATAGTATACGGATGTTTTGCTCACTCATTGAATTCTGGAATAGGCCTTTTTTTCTTTACAATCGGTAAAGTTATTACAAACTCGGTTCCTTCACCTACTTCCGAATTGACGATGATCGTTCCGCCGTGCACTTCTATGATTTTAAAAACAATGGATAAACCCAGCCCCGTACCTTCTCCGATCTGCTTGGTCGTGAAGAAGGGATCAAAAATTTTGGTTTTCAGCTCGGCGGGTATGCCTATGCCATTGTCCTTAATTGATATAGCGACGTGTTCGTCATCCTTTAACCAGGTGGTTACCCAAA
This portion of the Dyadobacter sp. CECT 9275 genome encodes:
- a CDS encoding response regulator; translation: MSVPLNFILIDDSSFDLFIYEKLLIKSGLTTSVSKYNSARDAFAWLTDTGSEIPDSIILLDLQMPDMNGFEFIDAYDTLPSEVKNKIKIYMLSSTIDTRDIEKAKESPYIIDLLSKPLEVDLLREKLSL
- a CDS encoding hybrid sensor histidine kinase/response regulator, which produces MSEQNIRILYIDDEEHNLHSFKATFRRQYDITTTVSVTEAEQLMEKEFFNIVLADQRMPIMTGVQFFEKIRNQYPDVIRILITGHTDISAAIDAINKGEVFRFIDKPWDYKYVENAITHAYDIYKTREDLKQRNLELQKANEELDKFVYSASHDLRAPLMSILGIVNLALMEDDISSQNEYLDLIRQSVKKLDTFVINIIDYYKNARGVPVITEINFDELVTEVLATIQYLPEFGNLKITTDIQQDTIFLSDVMKLRIIFNNLINNAIKFQDNTKPEPFVYLSVRCNTEQAVITIEDNGTGIKEEDKDKIFKMFYRAGAVKSGSGIGLYIVQEAISKLGGQINTTSVLGKGSIFEIIIPSVKK